A region from the Vicia villosa cultivar HV-30 ecotype Madison, WI linkage group LG3, Vvil1.0, whole genome shotgun sequence genome encodes:
- the LOC131593453 gene encoding U-box domain-containing protein 35-like has product MDRIQEADENGKCSVIGLAIKGNKKSKYVVQWALDKFVAEGVLIFKLIHVRAVIKGVPTPMGDVLPLSQVRNDVAMAFKREIEWQTNHMLLPFKSLCEQRKVHVDVVVIESDDVVTAVAEEVTKDALTKLVVGASSSGIFRSKHKGMSARISVCTPTFCTVYAVSKGKLSIRQSDTQIDGSITDNMSEVSFSSSDSSNFTSTTQTDSASVASYAALHPSPLATRRLKALSGIEQTLPNLNLTNHSRGQSLDLARTNAATSSSKNSDIDHAVSQVSSSGSISDTESCFYDQKFGAQVTKSLSPNRQENLNLELQKLRIELRHAQGMHAVAQSENTDASQMLNELNKRRLEESMKMKEIIAKEEMAKELANQERDKYEAAAREAEYLKQCAEREAAERKGTELKAIYAAKEKEKLEDALSGFTPQYRVFTWDEIVSATSSFSEKLRIGMGAYGMVFKCTLHHTTVAVKVINSNGIRKSKQFEQELEILSRIRHPNLLLLLGACPDHGCLVYEYMENGNLEDKLLQKNGNSQIPWFVRFRIAWEIASALSFLHSTKPQPIIHRDLKPANILLGGNLVSKIGDVGLSTILDSDNLSAMYKDTAPVGTLSYIDPEYQRSGLISTKSDVYAFGLVMLQLLTAKPAIALTHIVETAIDDGNLADILDPKAGSWPLQETLDIARLALSCAEMRRKDRPDLNDHVLPILERLKEVADKAQHSASIVTIKSRPPNHFICPILQDVMDDPCVAADGYTYDRKAIEKWLENHDKSPMTNMALPHKYLIPNYTLLSAILEWKT; this is encoded by the exons ATGGATAGGATTCAAGAAGCAGATGAAAATGGCAAATGTTCAGTTATTGGTTTAGCAATCAAAGGTAACAAGAAAAGCAAGTATGTTGTACAATGGGCACTTGATAAGTTTGTTGCTGAAGGAGTGCTTATCTTCAAGCTTATACATGTTAGGGCTGTTATCAAAGGAGTTCCAACACCaa TGGGAGATGTGCTTCCTCTTTCACAAGTGCGGAACGATGTAGCAATGGCTTTCAAAAGGGAAATCGAGTGGCAAACTAATCATATGCTTCTTCCTTTTAAGAGCTTGTGCGAGCAAAGAAAG GTGCATGTAGACGTTGTAGTTATTGAATCAGATGATGTAGTAACTGCGGTAGCAGAGGAAGTAACTAAGGACGCTTTAACCAAACTTGTCGTTGGAGCTTCGTCTTCTGGTATTTTTAGAAG TAAACATAAGGGTATGTCTGCGAGAATCTCAGTATGCACTCCAACATTTTGTACGGTTTACGCTGTTTCAAAGGGAAAATTGTCCATACGGCAATCAGACACGCAGATTGACGGAAGTATTACCGATAACATGAGTGAAGTCAGTTTTTCCTCGAGCGACTCATCGAACTTTACTTCCACCACTCAGACag ATTCTGCCTCGGTTGCATCATATGCTGCCTTACACCCCTCTCCTCTTGCAACACGACGGCTTAAAGCTCTCTCGGGTATAGAACAAACTCTCCCGAATTTAAATCTAACTAATCATTCACGAGGCCAGTCTCTAGATCTAGCGAGAACGAATGCAGCTACAAGTTCTTCTAAAAACTCGGATATTGATCATGCGGTAAGTCAGGTCTCTAGTTCCGGAAGCATTTCAGATACGGAATCTTGCTTTTATGATCAAAAGTTTGGAGCACAAGTTACTAAATCGCTATCGCCAAATAGACAG GAAAACCTTAACCTTGAGCTGCAAAAGTTGAGAATTGAACTAAGACATGCACAGGGAATGCATGCAGTAGCTCAAAGTGAGAACACCGATGCATCACAAATG TTGAATGAATTAAACAAGAGAAGATTAGAAGAATCCATGAAAATGAAGGAGATTATTGCCAAGGAAGAGATGGCGAAGGAATTAGCGAATCAAGAAAGAGATAAATACGAAGCTGCGGCTAGAGAGGCTGAATATCTGAAACAATGTGCTGAACGAGAAGCTGCTGAACGAAAGGGAACAGAGTTGAAAGCTATCTATGCTGCCAAAGAGAAAGAAAAACTCGAGGATGCTCTGAGTGGCTTCACGCCTCAGTACCGAGTGTTTACGTGGGATGAAATAGTTTCAGCTACTTCGTCTTTCTCGGAAAAACTGAGAATCGGAATGGGAGCATATGGAATGGTGTTCAAGTGCACTTTGCATCATACAACTGTTGCGGTTAAAGTTATCAACTCGAATGGAATCCGCAAAAGCAAGCAATTCGAACAAGAG TTAGAGATATTGAGCAGAATTCGTCATCCaaacttgcttcttcttcttgGCGCATGTCCTGATCACGGATGTCTTGTGTATGAATATATGGAAAATGGCAACTTGGAAGATAAACTACTCCAGAAAAACGGTAATAGCCAAATCCCGTGGTTTGTTAGGTTTCGAATAGCTTGGGAAATCGCGTCAGCTCTTTCCTTTCTTCACAGCACAAAGCCACAACCTATCATTCATCGTGACTTGAAACCGGCAAACATCTTGCTTGGTGGTAACCTTGTCAGCAAGATTGGCGATGTTGGTCTTTCTACAATCCTTGATTCAGATAACTTATCTGCCATGTATAAGGACACAGCACCTGTTGGAACACTCAGCTACATTGATCCTGAGTATCAAAGGAGTGGTTTAATATCTACGAAATCCGATGTTTATGCTTTTGGATTAGTAATGTTACAGTTGTTGACAGCAAAACCTGCCATAGCACTTACTCACATAGTTGAAACAGCTATTGATGATGGTAATTTAGCAGATATATTGGATCCAAAAGCAGGATCATGGCCACTACAAGAGACACTGGACATAGCTCGGTTAGCATTGAGCTGTGCAGAGATGCGGCGTAAGGATCGACCTGATTTGAATGATCACGTGCTTCCAATACTAGAGAGGTTGAAAGAAGTAGCTGATAAGGCTCAACATTCTGCTTCAATAGTTACTATAAAATCCAGACCTCCCAACCATTTTATATGTCCTATACTTCAG GATGTGATGGATGATCCTTGTGTTGCTGCAGACGGATATACATACGATCgcaaagcaattgaaaagtggcTTGAAAATCACGACAAATCACCGATGACAAATATGGCTTTACCTCATAAGTATCTAATTCCTAATTACACACTTTTATCAGCAATTTTGGAGTGGAAGACCTAA